A stretch of the Flavobacterium aquiphilum genome encodes the following:
- the ribB gene encoding 3,4-dihydroxy-2-butanone-4-phosphate synthase, which produces MSTQKIQLNTIEEAIEDIRQGKVIIVVDDEDRENEGDFLAAAEKVTPEMINFMATHGRGLICAPLTESRCKELDLRSMVTNNTDHMETAFTVSVDLKGFGVSTGISAADRSKTVHALVDGNTKPHDLARPGHIFPLIAKQGGVLRRTGHTEAAIDFARLAGFKSAGVICEILNEDGTMSRLPELVEVAKKFNLKLVSIEDLVAYRMQHDSLIVKKEDFDIETRFGTFRLRAYEQTTNKQIHIALTKGTWNLGEPILTRIHSSQVNNDLLGTLTNNVDQQLDNMFQIINDNGKGAVIFINQDMTAVNLLNRINELKSLQANGTMKAPKVVIDTKDYGIGAQILHDIDISKIRLVSNTEQGKRVGMIGYGLEITEYVKY; this is translated from the coding sequence ATGTCAACCCAGAAAATACAACTCAACACTATTGAAGAAGCTATCGAAGATATTCGCCAAGGTAAAGTAATCATTGTTGTTGATGATGAAGACCGCGAAAACGAAGGTGATTTTTTGGCTGCCGCCGAAAAGGTAACACCCGAAATGATCAACTTTATGGCAACTCATGGACGTGGTTTAATATGCGCCCCACTAACCGAAAGCCGTTGTAAAGAGCTTGACTTACGCTCCATGGTAACCAACAATACCGATCACATGGAAACTGCTTTTACAGTTTCAGTTGATTTAAAAGGATTCGGCGTTTCCACCGGAATATCTGCAGCCGACCGTTCAAAAACCGTACACGCTTTAGTTGACGGCAATACAAAACCACATGATTTAGCACGCCCTGGACACATTTTTCCTTTAATTGCTAAACAAGGAGGCGTTTTAAGAAGAACAGGCCATACCGAAGCCGCAATTGACTTTGCACGATTGGCAGGTTTTAAATCGGCTGGTGTTATCTGCGAAATTTTAAATGAAGACGGAACTATGTCCCGCCTGCCGGAACTTGTAGAAGTCGCTAAGAAATTCAACTTGAAATTGGTTTCTATCGAAGACTTGGTTGCTTACAGAATGCAACACGATAGCCTGATTGTTAAGAAAGAAGATTTTGATATTGAAACCCGCTTTGGTACTTTCAGACTTAGAGCTTACGAACAAACGACAAATAAACAGATTCATATTGCTTTAACAAAAGGAACCTGGAATTTAGGAGAACCTATCTTAACCAGAATCCATTCTTCTCAGGTGAATAACGACCTTTTAGGAACATTAACTAATAATGTTGATCAGCAACTGGACAATATGTTCCAAATTATTAATGATAATGGTAAAGGAGCTGTAATATTCATTAATCAGGATATGACTGCTGTAAATTTACTGAATCGCATCAATGAGTTGAAGTCTCTCCAAGCCAATGGTACCATGAAAGCTCCAAAAGTTGTTATTGACACTAAAGATTATGGTATTGGTGCCCAAATATTACATGATATTGATATTTCTAAAATACGATTAGTATCCAATACAGAACAAGGAAAGCGTGTCGGAATGATTGGGTACGGGCTAGAAATCACAGAATATGTAAAGTATTAA
- a CDS encoding acyl-CoA thioesterase, with the protein MGTLEERIKNAETHIFKAVFPSTTNHYETLFGGTALHLMDEVAFICATRFSRKKVVTISTGQIDFKKPIPAGTLIELVAKVDSVGRTSCKIHVDIFMEQMYSMLRETVVSGTFSFVAVDENKKPTPILGDLQ; encoded by the coding sequence ATGGGGACTTTAGAAGAAAGAATCAAAAACGCTGAGACACATATTTTTAAAGCTGTTTTCCCTAGTACGACTAATCATTATGAAACTTTATTTGGGGGAACAGCATTGCATCTAATGGATGAAGTTGCTTTTATTTGTGCGACCCGTTTTAGCAGAAAAAAAGTAGTTACAATTTCTACCGGTCAAATTGACTTTAAAAAACCGATTCCGGCTGGAACTTTAATCGAATTAGTTGCAAAAGTAGATAGTGTTGGAAGAACAAGCTGCAAAATTCATGTTGACATTTTTATGGAGCAAATGTATTCCATGCTTCGCGAAACAGTAGTTTCAGGAACTTTTTCGTTTGTTGCTGTTGATGAAAACAAAAAGCCAACACCTATTCTGGGCGATTTGCAATAG
- a CDS encoding MBL fold metallo-hydrolase, which translates to METQAQSFKTIEAKDLKIQVYNASENSFGVASIIISGKTDVVLIDAQFTLADAEKVAQEIKASGKKLTTIYVSHGDPDFYFGLEVFKKYFPEVTAYASPATVEHIKATAQKKLEVWGERLGKNITSNAILPQVLKGNSIDLEGQKLEIIGLEDFSNKTFVWIPSIKAVVGGINVFGTTFNLWMADAQTPEARKSWIAVLDKITALHPEIVIPAHANNNSPFDISAVNHTKNYIQFYEEALKTNKTSESLITAIKAKYPTLTFETALQIGAKVNTGEMKW; encoded by the coding sequence ATGGAAACACAGGCACAAAGTTTCAAAACAATTGAAGCTAAAGATTTAAAAATTCAAGTTTACAATGCATCAGAAAACAGTTTTGGTGTAGCCTCGATAATCATTTCAGGAAAAACTGATGTCGTTTTGATTGACGCACAATTCACTTTGGCGGATGCCGAAAAAGTAGCGCAAGAAATTAAAGCGAGTGGTAAAAAACTGACCACTATTTACGTTTCTCACGGTGATCCTGATTTCTACTTCGGATTGGAAGTGTTCAAAAAATATTTTCCGGAAGTTACCGCCTATGCTTCTCCGGCCACAGTAGAACACATCAAAGCCACGGCTCAAAAAAAATTAGAAGTTTGGGGCGAACGATTAGGCAAAAACATTACTTCAAACGCTATTTTGCCTCAGGTTTTAAAAGGAAACAGTATTGATTTAGAAGGTCAAAAATTAGAAATCATTGGTTTGGAAGATTTTTCGAATAAAACTTTTGTTTGGATTCCTTCTATCAAAGCAGTCGTTGGCGGAATCAATGTTTTTGGAACTACTTTCAACCTTTGGATGGCCGATGCACAAACGCCAGAGGCACGCAAAAGCTGGATCGCAGTTTTGGACAAAATCACCGCCCTGCATCCTGAAATTGTAATTCCTGCTCATGCCAATAACAATTCTCCTTTTGATATTTCGGCCGTAAACCATACCAAAAATTATATTCAATTCTACGAAGAAGCGTTGAAAACCAACAAGACTTCAGAATCATTAATCACAGCCATAAAAGCAAAATATCCAACACTTACTTTTGAAACTGCCTTACAAATAGGCGCAAAAGTAAACACTGGAGAAATGAAATGGTAA
- a CDS encoding Crp/Fnr family transcriptional regulator — protein MTELLKKNIAAHISLSENETEVFCRLFEQKTITKKSFLLREGEVCKFEGFVNKGLFRVYHIDQNGFEQVLYFATENWWITDIDSFTTETPSQLFIEALEDSEVLLISKKDKEFAYANLPKIEKLFRVMTQKTHVALQRRMIDNLSKTAESRYIEFNEKYPQLVQRLSNIQVAAYLGITNVFLSNIRKKIASKK, from the coding sequence ATGACTGAACTTCTTAAAAAAAATATTGCAGCACATATTTCTCTTTCAGAAAATGAAACAGAGGTGTTTTGCCGTTTATTTGAGCAAAAAACAATTACTAAAAAAAGTTTTTTGTTGCGAGAAGGTGAAGTTTGCAAATTCGAAGGTTTTGTCAACAAGGGGCTTTTTCGGGTCTATCATATTGATCAAAATGGTTTTGAACAAGTGCTCTATTTTGCCACAGAAAATTGGTGGATTACAGATATTGACAGTTTCACCACCGAAACACCATCGCAACTTTTTATAGAAGCTCTCGAAGACAGCGAAGTACTTTTAATTTCTAAAAAAGACAAAGAATTTGCCTATGCTAATTTGCCCAAAATAGAAAAACTATTTCGGGTAATGACCCAAAAAACGCATGTGGCCCTTCAACGCAGGATGATTGACAACCTGAGTAAAACGGCTGAATCCCGTTATATAGAATTTAATGAAAAATACCCCCAACTTGTTCAACGTCTTTCTAATATTCAGGTAGCTGCTTATTTAGGTATTACCAATGTTTTTTTGAGTAACATTCGAAAGAAAATAGCCTCCAAAAAATAG